In the Pongo abelii isolate AG06213 chromosome 2, NHGRI_mPonAbe1-v2.0_pri, whole genome shotgun sequence genome, GGTACCACCACCATTATCAAGACACAAAGAACATTCCCTGTCCCCAGGAGGAGGCTCCCTCATAGGTCCGCACTTTGTAAGGAACTCGCTGggggacagtgggtgcagggtGGGTCTTGCATTCACTGACACGTGCTCAAGCTGAGCTGCTAAAGCTGGAGTGGGCAACACTGAGCCGCAGTGCTCAGGCCCTAGACTAGCCAGCTGGAGGGACCTGAATAGCGGAGAGTCTGGAAGGCCAGGGGTCCTGAGCGTGCAGCGCATTCCAGCGGCTGAAGTTCTAGGCACCAGAGCAGGGCAAGGGGTGGAGCTTGCAAGGAGACAGCTTCAGCTCCGGGAAGGAAGCGCTTTCTGTCAGTTACAACAGTCTGCCCATGGAGCGAGCTGACTTGCATGGCGCTGGGCTCCTCTTTACTAGGGATGTTCTAGCAGAGgcttagcttttatttatttgaaacaaggtcttgctctgttgcctaggtggagtgcagtggcacaaacacggctcactgcagcctcaacctcgcaGGCttgagggatcctcccacctcagcctcccaagtagctggaaccacaggcaggcaccaccacgcccagctaattttctattttttgtacaggcaaggtctcactatgttgcccaggttggtcttgaactcctgggctcaagtgatcctcccacctaagcttcccaaagtgctgggattacaggcgtgagccaccatgcctggctggcttAGCTTTTAGAAGCAGTccctcagctgggcacagtggctcatgactgtaatcccagcactttgggaggccgaggcaggcggatcacgagatcaggagttcaagaccagcctgaccaacatggtgaaaccccgtctctactaaaaatacaaaaaattggccgggcgtgatggcacacacctataatccaagctactcaggaagctgaggcaggagaattgcttgaacctgggaggcggaggttacagtgagccgagatggcaccactgcactccagcctgggcgacagagcgagactctgtctcaaaaaagaaaaaaataaaaaataaaaataaataaaaattaactgggcatggtggcacaagcctgtaatcccagctactcgggaggctgaggcaggagaattgctggaaccagggaggcagacattgcagtgagccgagattgcactactgcactccagcctgggtgacagagcgagactccgtctccaaaaaaaaaaaaaaaaaaaaaaagttaaaaagataggCAATACACGGACATGttacaaaggcaaaaaaaagCAATCGTTCAAAAGAGCAGAGTGAAAAGCCTTCCACCCCTGGCAGTCCCCATCAAGTTCCTCTCCCTGACGGTACCATCTCCTCAGACATCCTTCAGGGCATCCTGTGCTTATTGgagcatatgtgtgtatattaataCCCCTTTTTAAAACGCAAATAGCCTACGTGCTGCTGGGCACCTTGCTTTTTTGGTATGCGTATATTTAAGATCCGCTCGGTTTCAGTACCCCATTTCGTGGCTGTGCTATAATGAACCAGTTCCCTGCATCAGCAGGACAAGGGGGTTGTTGTACAACGTCTCCACATATCTTACGCTCCTGAGCTCCCACCCTACCTTGCAGGATACCTGTAGGGAAAATTCCTAGTAGTGAAATAGCTGCATCAAAGGAAAAGTGGTGCTTTTCATAGTCCCACATTAGAAACACCCTAAATAGTCAATGGTAAGGaagtagataaataaaatttgaagataTAAAGGCATATCCATAGGATAAAATACTGCACGTTTATTAAAATTCATGTTGCAGAACATGTAGTAACACGGACAGACTTCTACAACTGGTGAAAAAAGTGTACAGTAAGAATCTAACCATGTAAAAATATATCAATGCATATGCACCAAATGCACATTACGGAGTAGAAAGAACTCGTCTGGGGAGGGATTAAGgagatatttattttgttgtaatttctgtacTTTCCCATCTTTCTACAGTATGAATGACTTTTGTGGtaagaggaaaaaagggagaaagccCTCGGTTGTCCAGGAGCAGAGTTGGGCTGGGAGGCGGGGAGGGCCCGCGGACCCGTTCTCCCTGAAAGCCCCTGTCACAGTGGGACTCCGAAGGGCTCACCCACACGGGACCCCGCGCTCGGTCCTCACCACCAACGCCCGCACAGAAGGCAGTGACTGGAGACAGCTGGGGGACATGGCCTGCGCGCACCCCTCGCACGGCTAGGCCCGGCGGTGGGAGTTAAAAGGGAGGCCGGTTCCAACTCAGCTGAAGGCAGGCCATTCTGACGGCTGCCCCCAGGAGGGCGGCTGCGAGCTCGGCGGTGCGCTCCCGGCACGGGGGTGCTCGAGCACTGAGTCCGGGCACGGAGGAGCGAAGGCGCCGCCTACAGTGCCCACGGACCAAACGGGGGTGACCTCTGAGGCCGCCGGCAGCTCCGAGGTCGCGTGGGATCCGGCTCCAGGCGCCTCCGCTCTCCCGCCCACCCCATCCCTCTGGCTCCGGGCCTCCGCGTCCTCCCACCACAGGGTGGGGACTCGTTGCGGTCCCTACCCCGCCCATACCTGTACGACGTGGTCGCTGCTGCAGCCGCGTCCGCGTCGCCGATGGGCAGCACGTAGACCCCGCGGGCGCCGGGCGCAGGTGGCGCGGAGGACTGCGCGGAGGATTTGCCCCTGCGGCCGCCCGCCCCCGGTCCGCGCCCCGGCAGCGGATCCTTGGGCCCGGCGGGCGCCGTCCACAAGCCGAAGTCCCGCTGGTACTGAGTGAGCGGCACGTCCCGGCCGGAATCCCGGGCGCCCGCGGGAGGCTGGCCCCTACGGGAGGCGGCGCCTCCCGGGCCCGGCTCCTCGCTGTCAAGGTCCGAGTAGCCGTGCAGGGTCAGCGGCACCGCCACGTCGGAGCGGTCCAGCTGGTTCCAGCGCCGCGCCAGGCAGCACAGGCGGCTGATACAGGGCCACGCCATGCCAGCGCCGGCGCCCGCCGCCCAGCTCCTGGCGCGCGGCGCTCCCAGCCGCGCCTCCTGCGCCCAGCGTCCCCGCCCCCGCGGCCCGCCCCGCGCCGCCGCAGCACCGCCCCCCGGCACGAGAGTGGGCGTCCCGGGGCGGGGGCGCACTCGGCGGCAGCCCCACTTGGCCGGGGCCGGCTGCGCACGGCTGGAGCCGGAGGGCGCGCGGACGGGGGAAAGCCTGCACCGTCGCCAGGGGGCACCAGAAACCGCCTGCAGTCATTTACAAGTGTCCATCTCGAAGAATGCCTCAGAATTGAATCCAAAGTTCCCTCAGTGTCATCTTATAAATGGCCCCGGCTTCGCAGAGGCCGAGGGCCGGATGGTCGCAGCCGGGCGCAGTCTGCCAGCCGGGAGGTTCTCCATGTGGCCTAGGGACGCCCGGCGACTGCTGCATTTGTGCCAGGCTGCACCGCAGGGACTCCGCGGGCACAGGGGCAGGTGCAGCAATGAGGGTGTCAGAGAAGACTCGGGGCCCTGCTTCCCGGAGAATACGTGTTTCAGTCAGCCTGTGAGTCGCCGCCTATTTGCCTTTAGGATGCTAGTCTACATTTGTGACAAccaatccacttttcattacaaTTGGCATTAGCCACCACCAATCGACCTTTCCCTGGGTTCTGAAATTCCTAATTTTAAAGCATGGCCATTTGCAAAGGCTTTAGTTTGATAAAGCGGCCGCAGAACTGGCCACTAAGCTGTCAAGTTCCTTTCCTCCTGCGCATGCATGGCTGTTTTCAGGCAGAGCTGTTGAGGGATCCTCCAGCGTAAAGGCAGGTCTGTTCAATGCAGGACACGGTCTCAAACAACTCCCTGACGACTCACAAAAGCCTTTCGGAATATTTGACACATGCTCTCGGTATACACTGCAGACCAATTACTAATAACACTACTGAGACAGCATTAATTACCCAGAGTTCCATTTCAAGGTTGTACTTGGAAGGTATCCAGTCTGCGCCTGGGAGAGGACTGCAGCACATCCCTGGCCAGTCAGAAAACAGATTCATCTCCCAAAACATTGCCTGTCTTAGCTTGAAGTTGTAGCAAAGTGACATGACGGCTGCCCAGAAGTGGCAGCAGGTCAGCTGAGCAGGCCAGGCCGTGGCCCAGCAGGCAGCAGGCAAGGCGCCACGTGTAGGGGGAGACCCTGGAAAATGACACACAGGCGCCGGCTCAGAGTGAACTCTTTGTGGGCTGTGCGCCACGGCCCTGGGTTAGCCAGCCTGGCAGATGATGCTTGGGACTAAAATTCTCCATCTCGCAGGAAAAGAGAACAGCTCTCTTTTTATTACTTCATTGATTAAACAACAGTCAAAGAGCACTTGCTATGTGCTAGGAATAATTCCGGGTGCCTTCAGGAGGTTTAGTGTGGTAGCGACGGACGGAAGTAAGTGTAATTGAACTGGCAAAGCCAGGTCAGCATGAGAGGGAGGCGGGCTGGGGAAAGCTGGACTCGCCACCTGCTGTGAGGAAGGGTGGTTGGGCCGGGTGGGAATGTAGTTCACCGGGGAGGAGGGTTCAGCTGAGATAGCAGACCATGGAGGGTCTTGGTGGCTACACTAAGGAATTTTAGCTTTTCATATGGCCGGGtgcgggtggctcatgcctggaatcccagcactttgggaggctgaggcaagaggactgcttgagcccaggagtttgagacctgcctgggcaacatagtaagaccctgtctctacaaaaaacttttaaaaattagccaggcgtggtagtgtgtgactgtagtaccagctacttggaggctgaggcttgagcccaggacttcaaggctacagtgagctatgattgcaccactgaactccagcctggacgagagagagagaccctgtcccaaataaataaaagcttttcACAGGTGACAACAAAGGAATGACAGACGTGTTTTTAGCACTCTGGCAGGCATATGGAGAAGCACAGGGTCCAGCTGGAAGAACAGGCTCAACAGTCCAGGGACTAAGAAGTGAGGACCACCACGGAGGCACAGGCACTGGGAGGGCTGAGGGGCTGGATTCTAGAAATGAGAGGCGAGAGAGGGAGATCTCGAATGGCTCCGGGTTTCAGACTTCACTGATTGCTCATGTCACTCCTTAAGCCGAGTGCTATTCAAGGGGCCTGTGCAGGGCGGGGGGTGGTCCCAGCACCTGGAACCATGTGTGTGTTGTAGTAGACACATTTACTAAGAGTACAGAGGGATTCTATGGGTCTGGAGCTCAGAATCCTCACAGATAACTGAGGCTTCAGGAAGTGCACCCACTCAAGAAGTGTATGGAATGAGGGAGACGGCTGCCATGACATGTTCCTGGGTACCCCACACTTCAGATGCCGGTGGAGGCGGCACAGCCCAAGAGGCCCACGGGCCAGGGAGTGCATGCCTTTGAAGGCAGTGATCACGGGTCCCCAGAGAAGCCAAGAGGAGAAAGTGAAGCACCCTCGTGGGCAATCAGGAGGGGGCTGTGGACAGCAAGGTTTCTCGGGCCACAGCCGGGCTCTGGCCTCCCCAGGCCACGCACAGAGGCTCCAGCATTGAGGGGTTTTATGGACCAGGAGGTGCTACAGGGACTTCTGACTTTTTCCCAGTCACAAAGGAGGGACAGAGAGATGTCTTCATTGCCTCTTTGCCTGGTCTGCCCAAAGCACGATGTGAATTAATGTTGGACTCTAGAGGGAATGTCCCTATGAACTCAGCCTCCTATCCCATCTCTGGAAAACGCATCTTGCCTCATCTATGTTGCAGAGTTGTTAACAGG is a window encoding:
- the MAP6D1 gene encoding MAP6 domain-containing protein 1 isoform X1, translated to MAWPCISRLCCLARRWNQLDRSDVAVPLTLHGYSDLDSEEPGPGGAASRRGQPPAGARDSGRDVPLTQYQRDFGLWTAPAGPKDPLPGRGPGAGGRRGKSSAQSSAPPAPGARGVYVLPIGDADAAAAATTSYRQEFQAWTGVKPSRSTKTKSARVITTHTSGWDSSPGAGFQVSLKLVPEVRKKFTPNPSAIFQASAPRILNV
- the MAP6D1 gene encoding MAP6 domain-containing protein 1 isoform X2, whose product is MAWPCISRLCCLARRWNQLDRSDVAVPLTLHGYSDLDSEEPGPGGAASRRGQPPAGARDSGRDVPLTQYQRDFGLWTAPAGPKDPLPGRGPGAGGRRGKSSAQSSAPPAPGARGVYVLPIGDADAAAAATTSYRQEFQAWTGVKPSRSTKTKSARVITTHTSGWDSSPGAGFQVPEVRKKFTPNPSAIFQASAPRILNV
- the MAP6D1 gene encoding MAP6 domain-containing protein 1 isoform X3, producing MAWPCISRLCCLARRWNQLDRSDVAVPLTLHGYSDLDSEEPGPGGAASRRGQPPAGARDSGRDVPLTQYQRDFGLWTAPAGPKDPLPGRGPGAGGRRGKSSAQSSAPPAPGARGVYVLPIGDADAAAAATTSYRQEFQAWTGVKPSRSTKTKSARVITTHTSGWDSSPGAGFQASAPRILNV